TCATTCTGAGGCTCTGTGGGTCGGTCGCCTTGTTTCCTTGTTGCtggtgccattacttccaaattagtaagggccctccttctagcgccaaaattgtttgtctatttttcacTTGTAGTCGACTAATCGACTAAGGATTGTTGAGagtgctggaaatgtgggtgtttgcatatggtggtggagtttggttccttgccgtatttcaggacttctttggaagcaaacttaatgaagtgaatggagatggaagaagaacaacaaaatggactttattattcctcgaggtagaagtcaatcgactatgagaaTACAATCGAACAGAtagttacgttacaagctactcctagagcaagaaatgtaaagtacagataaaagtagaagcctttgggcgattgattgggggttctaaatatcttctattcttgtatttataggtcgtcttcgacttgaaattcaaatcggGTGGAATTCCCtcctttgatttgaattgaGTGGTTACCTCCATGTttcctattcttgctccactacGAGGCGGTtgcttctccatgatctcacatgttcccaACGTTATAATTACTTCAACTGCCTGCCTGCATTAATTGTCCTGTCCACGATCCGTATGTAACTCATGCTCTAAAACGTGTTCTGAAGTTGAATATtaaccgtcgatcagtccatTTGATTTTCCTTAATAGGCTTCACATTGCATTTACATTAATTAGTCTAAAACGTGTTGACACGTGTAATATTTTGACCGAATCGATCACATTAGactaaaatactaaattatggtgtaaacaccaATCCACATTTTTTGGAGTGGTGAAGAACTCAAAACGAAGACCCCACTGCACAGAGATACGGGGAGTGGAAAAAGACATTGGCCCATCCATGGGAATGGAAAAGAGAAAGCTTGTCTGCAGCAAATCAGCAACAACCTCGTGGTGATCACTTTGAACCTACgtaatccaacaaaaaattgaacatattaTTCTCAAACAGAAGTATGGCTCTGATAAATACTTTGTCCCTAAGGTGGAACCTCAAGGGAAAAATACATTTGTCGCACTCTATGATCCACAAGTTTCTAGTGTCTTGCTGCACTTACATCCCCCACCTTTCCACAAGATCCATTCtgacaatttcaaaaatatttagcGAGCATGCTACCAAGGCATAATCCAGCTCTTAAATACTTGTTCAAACTCCAAGGCACGTTAGTCTACGACAATTTTGGAAAGGAGGAGGTTCCCGATCCTATAGCCGTGACTTCCAAGGTGGAACAAGGTATTTGTATTTAGCTTTTAACTGttggaaaatggaattttaccaaagagaatttggtgggactCACACCGCATGAGGTGGGCCTAACAACAGTGAACAAATTCCATTAAGatatgaatgagaaattgtttTATTATGAGAATTGGAAAAGCCAAATGACGTGTGTGCGCGCCATCACCaaatacactacaagaaaaatgaaaattagtgacgaaaaagtgatgacgaaatttaattttgtcactaaatgagtatatttgacgacgaaaaaataaatttgtcactattttgataactttcgtgacgaaataatttcgtcaccaattatgcctgtttagcgacgaaaaaaatattttcgtcactaaaggtacccatttggcgataaaataaatttttcgtcgccaaaagcttaaaaaaggtgacaaaattatttttcgtcaccaaagataatcatttggtgacaaaaaatatatttcgtcgccaaatgtgagcaatttagtaacgaaatatttttttcgtcaccaaatgcttaactttggtgacgaaatatttttttcgtcaccattttaacgctttcagcgacaaaaaatatatttcgttgtcaaatgggtacctttcctgacgaaatttatgaattgcgctttgtcactaaatgtatttcggacataactctttactaaaatctccgattgagataattcaaattgagtttgaacaataattcaattgcctacaactttcatgtttatcaaaattgctaattttaatgtttaaaggtccaaaattacattcgaaatatattttcatgttaaacatatgtgttatatattagatatttcaaatatttactgaaaagtgtgtgtagtgcagttggttgaagcttgcgcgaaaaactcaagggactcgggttcgaaacctagcaggagcaagaaagatggatttcttttcccatatgaaaacacctttcgcaacgaaaaatttcgtcaccgatttcttatattagtgacaaaaaatttcgtcaccaattattcactttttggtgacgaaatatatcgtcatcaaaaggcactataggtgacgaaaaataaatttcgtcaccaggtaggaatcctcgacaacctttagtcgacaaattttttttcgtcacatatattatttgtgacgaaaaacatacaatttgtgacgattttcattcgtcacccaattgaatttttcttgtagtgataccTAAATTAGACTGGGGCCTAGGCCGGAGCTCAGGATTCTTGGGCCCGCGACCTGTTGTTCGAGGTCTGTGGTCTATAGTCTAATCTAGATTAGTTTGGAATTGATTGTGCTTAATTGGGTCTGAACTATTCGCGTTTGGATGGTCCAGTTACCGAATCAGTTGTACGCAACTGATTAATACTAGGTTGAATGCCCAAGAATAAAATCCACGATTTGGTTATGGAATCAATTGCTGGATTAATAACTGTAGCAGCTTTTCTCCAGAAATTGAATTCCCCGtattcaatatgaatattgAATTGGCCCTATTGAATGGGCAGCTCCCCCTATTGAATTCTTGATTCAATGAGAAGACTCCTCATCGATTATATAAAGGAGTTCGGCTCTTTCGCTTCAATACACCAAAAATCGAGAGCTCTTCATTTGCAATATTGTTCTTCctgtctagagagagagagtaaagacaGAAGTTGGTTCGATGGGCAGTCTACGGCGGTGCTCTAGCGgctgagtggtaaccgagtcaaccctgggagacgaacaccgacacaacctccagcaccagtgaggcggcgaatttgtcttaagggcaccaTTGAATAAAACGGGTCTTGGTTTGCAATATCTCTATACCTTGCTTACAGTTTATGTTTATATTTCATATCCTGTAATTTCGTTTCATGTAATTTTCTGTTCGATTGTAAATTTCCATAAATTAGTAAAATCGATTACTATTTTCCGCACTATATTTTCCTACATTAACATATCATGCCAACTAACAACATTTGAGTTCTAAGTTCTAACAATAAAACTGGCAACCTCATTATGATTTGAGGGACCACTTTATTGGCATTGTTGAAAATCGACCACAAATCTCTATTTCTGCAAGTACTACACGATGAGAACAAATAGACTAAGCCTATTTCTATAAACATAGAAACTAGCAGCAGCGCTTGACATTGAAAGGTCTATGTAAACCACAACCCACCGCATCATCTTCTCGACGTGTTTCGGATCCAGGTGTCACAAGGTGGCAGTAATCCAATAGAGTATCTCCCTTTATCCTAGTTCTCCTTTCTGGTATGAAGGCAAATCATGTACACGGTGCCTTGTCCTCAAGCCTAAGGAGTTCAAGGACAATCTCCTAGCATACTCGATGAAGCATGAACCATCCTCCTGAGTTCCTCCGCTGACCTGACACCACCATACAGCTGGCACACTTTTCGCAGGGCTGCACAACCAGCTTACCCACTTCCTCCATTCCACCAGAGACAACAATTTTAATGGTTTTGAAAAACTAGTATAATTCAGAGGCAATTGACATGCATAAGGCCCTAGCAGGAACAAATGTATACCTTATGTCAAACGTAAGAACTAAAGTATGGATTCAATTATGCAACACAATAACAAGTTGGTGTATGCACGATCATTTTAAGCATCACAGCTTCGAGTCGAAAGTATACCTTCGTAATTGTTGGGGAATGTCTCCTAGAAGGGTGGACAAAACGACAATTTATAGTCTCAGACATTTCCAGTGTTATTGAAAGCTGAAACAGTGTACTTCTAGTCAAATGAAGGGAGGCATAAATTACACAAAACAACAGGCCAATGTGAGTCAATGAAAATTACCTCAAGGCATCTCCTTGACCCTTCTTCATTGAAGATAGTAAGAGAACCGCCTATCTGTTAAGAAAGGTAAGAATAAAAATCTACATAGAAGAAAAGAACAGGCACAGGATGGATGACGAACAGCAATTACCATATCACTGAAGTAATAAGATGAGTCGTCAGAGCTCTTTGGTGAAAATCTAAGCAGAACTTGGTCATCCAATCTGGTATTGTAAGATCTTCCTCGAATAAAGCTTTCTGCTGCAGGAAATCATGTCAGCAAATAAGTTTTCCAGGTCTAATATCTTAAACTATGGCAAATAATAACTCAAACCTACATACAAGAGATAAAGCAATGAATTACATGCTAATGGTTCAACTGCTCCAGGGACAGATGCTACTCTTAAATCATCATCTGTAGGAAGTGATTTTGAATGTTTTAACAGCTGACTTGGAGATCCCGTGGCTGAAGATTTCCAAGGCGTTAAAATATCTGTTTACAAGGACTTCCATCACTCAAGTCTCAACTAAAAGTGGTTTACATCCCTCAATAGCGTAGCTTTATAATTCAAGACAGATAGTTCGAACACTCATGGTTATCATAAACCTATGGGacataagtcacataattcaaAAACTATCACAAAAACAACTCTAGAAACCTAATTTAATCGGAAATTTCAACCACATTGATACTTTTGGAagcggcaaaaaaaaattcaaattcaacatAATGAAAGAAATAATATGCACAATAGGTCATAGCACAATCCAGTCCTTGAATCCACTCATATTCAAATTTGTAGAAAAAATATGATCATTTAAGTACCCTATTGGCATGCCATTcttgtactccaaaagaaagaaataatatCCACTTCCCTcaccctccatcccaaattgctTGCCTGTTTTTGGGAACGTGCATTTTGCATGCAAAAAATAACGTTTTTATGagaatttcttttgaaaaaaaattgcccaagtttttcttcttaatgagatctttaaattggagtaaaaatttggggaaaaaaatcatgcttatatatttttttttataaataaataagtatACTAAAAAGAAGGCATTAAGAGAATGTCACCCGTTTACAAAAACAGGTCACaagaccaacaaaaaaaaaagccctataCACTCCCATAAGAatggaaaagctcaaaccaatctaaaaattggttaaGAGAAGAATAACATTCCCTCTTGTTCTTGTTccaactatacaagctattcACCGAAAAATTATTGATTCTAAACAAAGGCatacattattttttgtgtgcaaaATGAACGGTTTCCCAAAAAGGGCAAGCAAttttggacggagggagtaatagtaaaaaaaaattggcattctAAGCAGCTTACCCTATCAGAGTCTCCATCCATCTCCTTCCAATAGATATCCAGAACGACGGTAGAAGCAAGATAAATTCAAGCAAGAACAATTCCAAAAAATAGGGGTAAAAAGCTCTGCTCATTTATTGTAtatcaaaaacacaaaacaaaaaagttcaGAGCAAGTTCAGACTTCAGAGCAACATATCGCACAAAAAAACGTTGACAATCACCAGACAGCCTCGGATATTCGACCAGATATTAAAGAAATCGTTAATCAGTTGCATGTGATTAAGAAGACTCTTCTCTGAGTTGGAGTAAATGGAGGAATGAGAGCAAGAATTGCAGCTTGATCATGTGCAGGTGTGACCCGTTTTACATTCCAATAACTACTACGGCAAAAAATCTGCATTTGGCACTAAAACCACCACAATTCTGCAATCGCCACCAAAACATCAGTTTGTTCAGTTGTTGCTGACTTACATAAACGTTTTAGTTATGTTCAACTTCACCCAGGTTTCCTAACAACCATAATGTTTTCATTTGCTCCTCTTTTCCTCAATCCAATTTAATAGTTCTTGCGTGCTCTGCAGATATGAACAAATCGTAGGATTTCCATTTCTAATACAACCTTAAGAATCAATAAATTCTACTAGAAGTCTAGAACCTCAGTGTAAGTGTTTTTAAGAACAATAGTGAAGAGAGAACAAAGTTGGAACCTTAATGCCACATTCCAATTCAGGATAAACAAACCTTACTTTTGTAAATTCAATGAGGCAAGTTCTTTTACTGAAAATTGGTGTATACAATAGCATTTCTATGTATATATTCAATCATGTGCACAAACCAACCCATTTTCATGTTGCTGCACCTTCGACGAAAGTTATATGTTGTATAAGTGAATCAtcttctctcatcaaacttCTTCAATAACtaatttccttttttcccttgtAGGTGCTTGAGGGTTGAGACCACAACTTTGTGATGCTCCATATTGCTTTGGGTACACATTACAGATGCTAGTTTGTTGTTcaatttctgtttttcttcttcaagttTATGTTCCTCTTGTGTTTTAGTTTGTTTCAAGCATGACAACTTTCTCATTTAAATGTACTATAAGACTTACATGTCAAGTGGGACTCCATTAGCGTATGAGCAAAAAGTAATTGTTTCTTGTCACCAATTTCAAGTATACAGTATACGTGTAAGGTTGTCTCcatgtgaacaaaattgctttCTTTACATTGAATTTGCTTCCGACCCATATGCGGAAGTTGGCCAAGACATTCcgttataaaataaaaaaatgtgtaccTTAGCTTCCTCCATTTCTCATTCAAAGAAACCATCATTTTAGAATACACTAGTGtcatgataaaaaagaagaagaagaagaatcgaCTGGTGTCAATTATTTCACTGAAGACTGGCTTAAAGCAAGTGGGAAGAACTCAAGGGCTGAGCCAATGGTTTATGGTCaatgaagtttcaactttggtttGATGTGGCCGGCATGCTTAGTGGGAGAGAATGAAGTTCTGATTATAACATGCACTCTGGGAAAAATGAAGTTTAAAATTATATATCAGCACATCAATCAAGATTTTATTGACTTTGAGTAGAAAATACAAGATATGTAttaataagattttttttctgCAGAAAAACATTATATATTGACTTTGAGTAGAAAATACAAGATATATATGATAAACCTATGTGggagaatcaaaataaatacgCAATGGAAAATTACTTACCTTCTGTCATGGCGTTTAAGTCTTGAGAAATCCGGAAACCGTTTCGATCTTGAACCAATATGTTCCACCAATACAAACTCTCACTAATTGTTTTGGAGAGCAATGTGTAGGATTTCCAATCTAATCTATATCAGTTTATTCACACCTGATGGTAACCACATGTCTTTATATAGATAGATCGGGACTCTTACCCAATGGACATAACCCTTCATACTTTCTTCTATCAAAAAAGTAATAAGACACCTATTCATTAATAGTTGCAACCTTACATACGAATGATCACTAAACCCATTCATGGATAGTCAGCATATCTATTCATGAACAGTCACCAAATCTTTTCATGAATAGCCATCAATTATTTAGgcaatattttatttaaatctaATACCCATATTTTAGTTACGAACATAAatactataaaatataaataggaTTGATGTTGCATGtgagccacataaataaattccaACATTCTCTCACTTGGCTCACATGACAAATCAACCAAAAAGCTGCTGGTTAAAGATACTAAGTATTGTATATGGCCATACAACAACTGCCCAAATAGCGATCTATAGTAGAAAGATTGAGCATGAATCATGGCGGTTATGCTATTTAAGCAAGCATTTCCTTCCATGTATTACAATGGACAAATCTCTCAACACTTTATGTGGTATCACCTGTAAATCATGACTAACTAATAGTCACTTAGAGTCCGTTTTATTTATCCCAACGGATAACTGTATACGTACTTCATACCTTATGTATACATGTACATCTCTATTCTCTAAGAACACTTATAGTGTGACAAAACTTTAATTGAGCATCAATATGAGAGAAAACTATAATGAAATGAGCTAAAAGTCATGTATTCACTACATGACATAAACACTTTGCCGGCGATAACTAGCTTAATACTTTATGCTCAATAGTCACAAATTATATTTATGAACTCTTTCTCTCCCCTAATGAGGTACGTACTTTACGTCGATAGTCTTTATTCGGCTTTGATCTTTATCTTagagaacaaaaattgaagCCAAAGTAAACTTAATAACGGTCTCAACATAACTTCGACAACTTGAGATCTCTATTGCATGCTAGGCTAATTTCATATAGCTCCCACTAATTCTGCCATTCATAATAAACATCACTATGAATTGGATGCAACACCGTGACAAGAGATTTATAACTTAATCTCAATCAATTACTTTTGATTAGCATGCATGTACATATAGTCCTTGGTTCTTTATAAATACCTCACAATCTTTATTTGTAGCTTTCTATACCATGTTTACTTGGATATTGATCCCGTAAATCCTTAGCCAATATCCATATAGTCCAAAAAAATGCTTTTACTCCCACTAACTTTAAGGAGCGTATCTTTGTCTCTACTTATAAACAAAGGCTGTCTTTTTGCAAATTTCTTTTGGATACCATCTGAAACCTTATTGGATCTTCGCATAAACGCATTAACAGCATAAACTCCAAATACGCTTACTTTGAACATTAAACATAAGGGACTAATTCTTCCACTATTAATGTTCAAACTTTTATCTAACGTGTGAACTTAATCATGTGGGTATGATGCTTTATCCACATAGTGCAAAATCATGAATAGTCACCAAACCTTTTCATGAATAGCCATCAATTATTTAGgcaatattttatttaaatctaATACCTATATTTTAGTTACGAACATAAATACTATAAAATATAAACAGGATCGATGTGGCATGTGAAccacataaataaattccaACAATATAttaataagattttttttctgCAGAAAAACATCATAGGTACGTACGCTGTTGGCTCAACAATCAAACACAACTAATCGTATATGTGGAGTTGGCAAGTAACCAAGGGCCAATTATTCGCACCTTAAGCTAGGCCGCTACGATGGGTATGCAGACAACCTTGAGCAACGCTGGAGCCTGGGGGTGCCGCACAATGAATTGCAACAAAAATGGCATTTTCGTGTTTCGCCAGGGACATTTTTGGCCATTGGCCTTACCTATTTATAAAGTAGTTAGCTAGCTT
The sequence above is drawn from the Rhododendron vialii isolate Sample 1 chromosome 6a, ASM3025357v1 genome and encodes:
- the LOC131328570 gene encoding uncharacterized protein LOC131328570, which encodes MIGGSLTIFNEEGSRRCLELSITLEMSETINCRFVHPSRRHSPTITKVQSDHHEVVADLLQTSFLFSIPMDGPMSFSTPRISVQWGLRFEFFTTPKNVDWQAVEVIITLGTCEIMEKQPPRSGARIGNMEE